A genomic window from Alkalihalobacillus sp. AL-G includes:
- a CDS encoding leucyl aminopeptidase encodes MFTVNSGLNLKNELNTLLVGIFKDDKKPTGIVEEIDEQLSGQVAELFQSDDLSAKLKKVTKIHTLGGLGSKRIYFVGLGLKKDLTYRKLRDTFGKAAKELKESKHDDVAVALDSFTSEQVGNEQTAHALAEAFVMATYEFEDYKEKKNEKRYALKSVNVFTEENTNSIEASLNDGVAYAAGTNVARDLVNTPGNLLTPTDLAESAVTIAEKHGFEYDVLEKEDMKELGMGALLAVSQGSEQDPKLIVVKYKAKENWDNVLTFVGKGLTFDAGGYSIKPALNMHEMKSDMGGSAAVLGAMEAIGRIKPDVNIMFVIPSSENLINGAAMKPGDVITSMSGKTIEITNTDAEGRLILADALTYAKELGASYIVDLATLTGGVVVALGDIATGVMTNDDEFHGLFNECAEATAEYVWQLPLFEPYTKILKISNVADLVNSAGRLAHPVQGGAFLSEFVGDTPWVHLDIAGTAYNNKANALGPKGATGVMTRSLIKLAERFATK; translated from the coding sequence ATGTTCACAGTCAATAGCGGGTTAAACCTTAAAAATGAATTGAACACTTTACTAGTAGGTATTTTTAAGGATGACAAGAAGCCAACTGGGATTGTAGAGGAAATCGATGAGCAATTAAGTGGTCAGGTAGCTGAACTTTTCCAAAGTGATGACCTTTCTGCCAAGCTGAAAAAAGTTACAAAAATTCATACGCTAGGTGGTTTAGGGTCGAAACGAATCTATTTCGTAGGGCTTGGCCTAAAAAAAGATCTTACATACCGTAAGCTGCGTGATACGTTTGGAAAAGCAGCAAAAGAGCTGAAGGAAAGCAAGCATGATGATGTAGCGGTTGCGCTCGATTCGTTCACATCCGAGCAAGTTGGAAACGAACAAACGGCTCATGCGCTTGCAGAAGCTTTTGTTATGGCAACATACGAATTTGAGGATTATAAGGAAAAGAAAAACGAAAAACGTTATGCGCTTAAATCAGTTAACGTTTTTACAGAAGAAAACACCAACTCCATTGAAGCCAGCCTTAATGATGGGGTGGCTTATGCGGCAGGAACGAATGTAGCCCGTGATTTAGTGAATACACCTGGGAACCTGCTAACACCGACAGACCTTGCTGAAAGTGCTGTTACAATTGCTGAAAAACACGGCTTTGAATACGATGTACTTGAAAAGGAAGATATGAAAGAGCTTGGAATGGGCGCATTGCTTGCAGTCAGCCAAGGCTCAGAGCAGGATCCGAAGCTCATCGTCGTCAAATACAAAGCGAAAGAAAACTGGGATAACGTTTTAACATTCGTCGGGAAAGGGTTGACGTTTGATGCTGGCGGCTACTCAATAAAGCCGGCACTTAACATGCACGAGATGAAGTCCGACATGGGTGGTAGTGCGGCCGTACTCGGTGCTATGGAAGCGATTGGACGGATAAAGCCTGATGTAAATATCATGTTCGTCATTCCATCGAGTGAAAACTTGATCAACGGTGCTGCGATGAAACCGGGCGATGTAATTACTTCAATGAGCGGTAAAACGATTGAAATCACAAATACCGATGCAGAAGGACGCCTAATTCTTGCTGATGCGTTAACGTACGCAAAAGAGCTTGGTGCGAGCTACATCGTTGACCTTGCCACATTAACAGGGGGCGTTGTCGTAGCACTCGGCGATATCGCGACAGGCGTCATGACCAATGATGACGAGTTCCACGGATTGTTCAACGAGTGTGCCGAGGCAACTGCTGAGTATGTCTGGCAGCTACCGTTGTTCGAACCGTATACGAAGATTTTAAAAATCAGTAACGTAGCAGACCTCGTGAATTCTGCTGGACGTTTAGCACATCCAGTACAAGGCGGCGCATTCCTATCTGAATTTGTTGGGGATACCCCTTGGGTCCATCTGGACATCGCAGGAACAGCGTACAATAATAAGGCGAATGCGCTTGGGCCAAAAGGTGCAACTGGCGTCATGACGCGCTCGCTCATCAAACTAGCTGAGCGTTTCGCAACGAAATAA
- a CDS encoding DUF309 domain-containing protein, whose protein sequence is MPEDYPLEYYQFFVHFNEGDYYTCHDLLEEIWMTDKQNVFLKGLLQMSVAIYHYEYGNVKGARMMFRKANEYLQPYSPGYWGLDLTDVYTYLKTCLARIPLDIDSVPYERVNELPKLPEILLYLSEDV, encoded by the coding sequence ATGCCTGAAGATTACCCACTTGAATACTATCAGTTTTTTGTTCACTTTAATGAAGGTGATTATTACACGTGCCATGACTTGCTTGAAGAAATATGGATGACAGATAAACAAAATGTATTTTTAAAAGGACTGCTGCAAATGTCGGTGGCGATCTATCATTATGAATATGGAAATGTAAAGGGTGCACGGATGATGTTTCGGAAAGCGAACGAATATTTACAGCCGTATTCACCCGGATACTGGGGGCTCGACCTTACCGATGTGTATACTTATTTGAAAACTTGTTTGGCTCGAATCCCGCTTGATATTGATTCGGTTCCATACGAACGAGTAAATGAACTCCCCAAACTGCCTGAAATTTTGTTATATTTAAGTGAAGATGTTTAG
- a CDS encoding divergent PAP2 family protein: METLLSNFPLWCSIFAILFAQFIKIPIMFISSRKLEWSLFFSTGGMPSSHSSGVTALTTSVGLVEGVGSTIFAITAVFSIIVMYDAKGVRWHAGEQAAVLNSLVRDFQKLTTEIKNWPKKNDEEKRLELKELLGHRPSEVFFGAILGIFLSFALYFGLGSV, from the coding sequence TTGGAAACGCTACTTTCAAACTTTCCACTCTGGTGTTCTATTTTTGCGATATTGTTCGCCCAATTTATAAAAATACCAATCATGTTCATTTCTTCGAGAAAACTTGAATGGAGCCTGTTTTTCAGTACGGGAGGAATGCCCAGTTCACATTCGAGTGGTGTAACGGCTTTAACGACTTCAGTCGGATTAGTTGAAGGCGTCGGATCAACCATATTTGCGATAACGGCGGTATTCAGCATCATCGTCATGTATGATGCCAAGGGTGTTCGTTGGCATGCAGGAGAACAGGCAGCCGTACTTAATAGTCTCGTTCGTGATTTTCAAAAACTCACGACTGAAATTAAAAACTGGCCAAAAAAAAATGATGAAGAAAAACGGTTAGAGCTTAAAGAGTTACTCGGGCACCGCCCTAGCGAAGTGTTTTTTGGAGCAATACTTGGGATATTCCTGAGCTTTGCTTTGTACTTTGGGCTTGGATCAGTGTAA
- a CDS encoding cobalamin-binding protein — protein MRIVSICPSNTELAAYLGLTSSLVGIDDYSDWPDEVQSLPKLGPDLDIDMDRVESLKPDLVLASLSVPGMEKNIERLNERNIPYHIFNPNTLEEIAEDLKTLGKLTGIEEHAAKVAAEFLKVIEKYRSISRTVTDRPSLYWEWWPKPVFTPGGQNWLTEISSLAGAENCFQDVDKASVESDWEYVRNREPDHVCLVWVGVQTKNVKPDLLWKRPNWDEMKALRNNNVHVLDEPFFCRPSPRLLIGLQKIAAILHPEKYPAFKLETEDPLLKS, from the coding sequence ATGCGGATTGTTTCCATTTGCCCAAGCAATACTGAACTAGCTGCCTATTTGGGCCTTACATCCTCTCTTGTCGGAATCGATGATTATTCGGATTGGCCTGATGAAGTTCAATCACTGCCTAAGCTTGGACCGGATCTTGATATAGATATGGATCGGGTTGAATCGTTAAAGCCTGACCTTGTGCTTGCATCCTTAAGTGTACCGGGAATGGAGAAAAATATTGAACGTTTGAATGAGCGAAACATTCCTTATCATATATTTAATCCGAATACCCTTGAGGAGATTGCGGAGGATCTGAAAACTCTTGGAAAACTGACGGGTATTGAAGAACATGCAGCTAAGGTTGCGGCTGAGTTTTTAAAAGTGATTGAAAAGTATCGTAGCATATCGAGGACAGTAACCGATCGTCCATCGCTTTACTGGGAATGGTGGCCGAAACCTGTTTTCACTCCAGGGGGACAGAATTGGCTGACGGAAATAAGTAGCCTTGCTGGAGCTGAAAATTGTTTTCAGGATGTTGATAAGGCGAGTGTAGAGTCCGATTGGGAATACGTGCGTAACCGTGAACCGGATCATGTCTGTCTTGTTTGGGTTGGGGTACAAACGAAAAATGTAAAACCCGACTTACTCTGGAAACGCCCAAACTGGGACGAAATGAAAGCCCTTCGAAATAATAATGTCCATGTGCTGGATGAGCCTTTCTTTTGCAGGCCATCTCCGAGATTGTTGATTGGACTGCAAAAAATTGCCGCAATCCTCCATCCGGAAAAATATCCAGCTTTTAAGCTTGAGACTGAAGATCCACTTTTAAAAAGTTGA
- a CDS encoding 3D domain-containing protein has translation MQISKTLLRRTLMTFLFAAALLTTVGKISGVEASGIVQWANEKHITIDTEVFSSVKKKTGLMFKSLLSTTNQTLKLSSETAQAKTLEQLDWEQYPKVKVVATGYTAGVESTGKKKSHPAYGITKSGVKVRRDLYSTIAADPSVFPIGSILYIPGYGYGVVADTGSAIKSHKIDLYYKTVEDVYEKWGKQNLHVYVIKMGDGSISEKELTALNEQKSMQVFREQMFQPPEDT, from the coding sequence ATGCAGATTTCTAAAACATTATTAAGACGCACTCTTATGACTTTTCTATTCGCAGCGGCTTTGCTGACAACGGTCGGAAAAATATCTGGTGTAGAAGCCTCCGGTATTGTGCAGTGGGCGAATGAAAAACATATTACAATCGATACAGAAGTTTTCAGCAGTGTGAAAAAGAAGACAGGCCTTATGTTTAAGTCATTATTAAGCACTACAAATCAAACCTTGAAACTATCATCCGAGACCGCACAGGCTAAAACGCTGGAGCAGTTAGATTGGGAGCAATATCCGAAAGTAAAGGTTGTAGCGACGGGTTATACTGCCGGGGTCGAGTCTACAGGTAAGAAGAAAAGCCACCCTGCTTATGGAATTACAAAATCAGGTGTGAAGGTTCGGAGAGATTTGTATTCGACGATTGCAGCAGATCCATCGGTTTTTCCGATTGGCAGTATATTGTACATTCCTGGATACGGCTATGGGGTCGTCGCTGATACGGGTTCTGCGATCAAAAGCCACAAAATCGACCTCTATTATAAAACGGTTGAAGATGTCTATGAAAAGTGGGGTAAGCAAAACCTTCACGTCTATGTAATTAAAATGGGTGACGGAAGCATTTCGGAAAAAGAGCTGACCGCTTTAAACGAGCAAAAATCAATGCAGGTTTTCAGAGAGCAAATGTTCCAGCCGCCAGAGGATACTTAA
- a CDS encoding YuiB family protein, which yields MANLPLTIPTLIISMLLFMILFFGIGFLLNMLLRMTWIMAVIYPVVVIMIVDNVEFFQYFSEPGVTFSKLAESFVLLHFSDIFVLIFGLVGAILSGVAIRMLRVRGYQMF from the coding sequence ATGGCTAATTTGCCGTTGACTATTCCGACGTTGATCATTTCAATGCTCTTATTTATGATCTTGTTTTTTGGAATCGGCTTTTTATTGAATATGCTATTAAGAATGACTTGGATTATGGCTGTCATTTATCCAGTAGTCGTGATCATGATTGTTGACAACGTGGAGTTTTTTCAATATTTTTCAGAACCAGGTGTTACATTTTCTAAGCTTGCGGAAAGCTTTGTGCTCTTGCATTTTTCGGATATATTCGTGCTTATTTTCGGGCTTGTCGGAGCAATTCTCTCTGGCGTAGCAATCAGAATGTTGAGGGTCCGAGGATACCAGATGTTTTAG
- a CDS encoding YuiA family protein: protein MNQKQKLGNPRTENCQYCKGTGYFQLLLGGSETCDRCGGSGRKHA from the coding sequence ATGAATCAAAAGCAAAAGCTAGGCAACCCTCGTACAGAAAATTGTCAATATTGTAAGGGAACAGGTTACTTCCAATTGCTACTAGGCGGATCAGAAACATGTGACCGCTGTGGTGGAAGTGGGCGTAAGCACGCTTAG